The Streptomyces sp. CC0208 genome window below encodes:
- a CDS encoding FtsX-like permease family protein: MFRTALRNVLAHKARLLMTVLAVMLGVAFVSGTLVFTNTISEAYQKSSAKGFDQVDVAVTAKSEADKGNTIGKSHELTQTLLDKSAEVPGAANAIGVVSGFTAIADKDGKLIGGGFQSQGGNYYGAKDPRYPLAEGAAPHGANEVAIDSETAKRAGYKVGDTVRISVDGPVLRPVVTGIFTTDDGNVAAGGSLALFDTATAQKLFGKPGTYDEIDVKAASGTSQTALQAALEKALPAHLVETETGKELADNQAELISSSMSGLKQGLLVFAGIALFVGTFIIANTFTMLVAQRTKELALLRAVGASRRQVTRSVLVEAFVVGLIAAVTGLVAGIGIGAGLRSLMGALGATVPDGPLVITPGTVGTALAVGVLITMLAAWLPGRRAAKIPPVAAMSSVHAKATTKSLVLRNTLGALFSGAGVAVILAATTMDGSDGQAPMGMGAVLLIIGVFILTPLLSRPLIAAAAPALRVFGVSGKLARQNSVRNPRRTAATASALMIGLTLITGMTVMAGSLQKSIDKMASAAVKADYVVSMANGNELSPDVEKKLAKVDGVTAVSPLRNAASRIEGETEYLTGVNGSAIGKLTDLKVDSGTFEVGGNRVVVDQDTAKSRGWKAGSAFAVHYEDGKAQQLTVAGVYEGNELISGIMVDSATLTPHLSDVSDMQVMLKTSDGTSDATKDRLEKALGSNPAIKVQDKKDLSESIAQMFTLMLNMLYGLLAMAVIVAVLGVINTLAMSVFERSQEIGMLRAIGLDRKGIKRMVRLESLVISLFGGVLGIGLGVFFGWAAGELLGTKMATYELVLPWARMAVFLLLAATVGILAALWPARRAARMNMLAAIKAE; the protein is encoded by the coding sequence ATGTTCCGCACCGCCCTGCGCAACGTCCTCGCGCACAAAGCCAGACTGCTCATGACCGTGCTCGCCGTGATGCTCGGCGTGGCCTTCGTGTCCGGCACCCTCGTCTTCACCAACACCATCTCCGAGGCCTACCAGAAGAGTTCGGCCAAGGGCTTCGACCAGGTCGACGTCGCCGTCACCGCCAAGTCCGAGGCGGACAAGGGCAACACGATCGGCAAGAGCCACGAGCTCACCCAGACGCTGCTCGACAAGAGCGCCGAGGTTCCCGGGGCCGCGAACGCCATCGGCGTCGTGAGCGGCTTCACCGCCATCGCCGACAAGGACGGCAAGCTCATCGGCGGCGGCTTCCAGTCGCAGGGCGGCAACTACTACGGAGCCAAGGACCCCCGGTACCCGCTGGCCGAGGGCGCCGCACCGCACGGCGCGAACGAAGTCGCGATCGACTCGGAGACCGCGAAGCGGGCCGGCTACAAGGTCGGCGACACCGTGCGCATCTCGGTCGACGGCCCGGTCCTCAGGCCGGTCGTCACCGGCATCTTCACCACCGACGACGGCAATGTCGCGGCCGGCGGCAGCCTCGCGCTGTTCGACACGGCCACCGCCCAGAAGCTGTTCGGCAAGCCGGGGACGTACGACGAGATCGACGTGAAGGCGGCCTCCGGCACCTCCCAGACCGCGCTGCAGGCCGCGCTGGAGAAGGCGCTGCCCGCACACCTCGTGGAGACCGAGACCGGCAAGGAACTCGCCGACAACCAGGCCGAGTTGATCTCCTCCTCCATGTCCGGTCTCAAGCAGGGCCTGCTGGTCTTCGCCGGCATCGCGCTGTTCGTCGGCACCTTCATCATCGCCAACACCTTCACCATGCTGGTCGCCCAGCGCACCAAGGAGCTGGCGCTGCTCAGGGCGGTCGGCGCGTCCCGTCGCCAGGTCACGCGGTCGGTGCTGGTCGAGGCGTTCGTGGTCGGCCTGATCGCCGCCGTGACGGGTCTGGTGGCCGGCATCGGCATCGGCGCCGGGCTCAGGTCCCTCATGGGCGCGCTCGGGGCGACCGTGCCGGACGGGCCGCTCGTCATCACGCCGGGCACGGTCGGCACGGCCCTCGCGGTCGGCGTCCTGATCACCATGCTGGCGGCCTGGCTGCCGGGCCGCAGGGCGGCGAAGATCCCGCCGGTCGCGGCCATGAGCAGCGTGCACGCGAAGGCGACGACCAAGTCGCTGGTGCTGCGCAACACGCTGGGCGCGCTGTTCAGCGGGGCGGGCGTCGCCGTGATCCTGGCGGCCACGACGATGGACGGCTCGGACGGCCAGGCCCCCATGGGCATGGGCGCGGTCCTGCTGATCATCGGCGTCTTCATCCTCACCCCCCTGCTGTCCCGTCCGCTGATCGCGGCGGCGGCCCCTGCCCTGCGCGTCTTCGGCGTCTCCGGGAAGCTGGCCCGCCAGAACTCGGTGCGCAACCCTCGCCGTACGGCCGCCACCGCCTCCGCGCTGATGATCGGTCTCACCCTGATCACCGGCATGACGGTGATGGCGGGCAGCCTGCAGAAGTCGATCGACAAGATGGCGTCGGCGGCCGTCAAGGCGGACTACGTCGTCTCCATGGCGAACGGCAACGAGCTCTCGCCGGACGTCGAGAAGAAGCTGGCGAAGGTAGACGGCGTCACCGCCGTCAGCCCGCTGCGCAACGCGGCCTCCCGTATCGAGGGCGAGACCGAGTACCTGACCGGTGTCAACGGCTCGGCGATCGGGAAGCTGACCGACCTGAAGGTCGACAGCGGCACCTTCGAGGTCGGCGGCAACCGGGTCGTCGTGGACCAGGACACCGCCAAGTCCCGCGGCTGGAAGGCCGGTTCGGCCTTCGCCGTGCACTACGAGGACGGCAAGGCGCAGCAGCTCACGGTCGCCGGGGTCTACGAGGGCAACGAGCTGATCAGCGGCATCATGGTCGACAGCGCGACGCTCACCCCGCATCTGAGCGACGTCTCCGACATGCAGGTCATGCTGAAGACGTCCGACGGCACGTCCGACGCGACCAAGGACAGGCTGGAGAAGGCCCTCGGCTCCAACCCGGCCATCAAGGTCCAGGACAAGAAGGACCTCTCCGAGTCCATCGCGCAGATGTTCACGCTGATGCTGAACATGCTCTACGGCCTGCTGGCGATGGCGGTGATCGTCGCGGTCCTCGGGGTCATCAACACCCTGGCCATGTCGGTCTTCGAACGCTCCCAGGAGATCGGCATGCTCCGCGCGATCGGCCTGGACCGCAAGGGCATCAAGCGGATGGTCCGTCTGGAGTCCCTGGTCATCTCCCTGTTCGGCGGGGTCCTCGGGATCGGACTGGGCGTCTTCTTCGGCTGGGCGGCCGGTGAGCTGCTCGGCACGAAGATGGCGACCTACGAACTCGTCCTGCCGTGGGCCCGGATGGCGGTGTTCCTGCTGCTCGCGGCGACGGTCGGCATCCTCGCCGCGCTGTGGCCGGCCCGGCGGGCGGCCCGCATGAACATGCTGGCGGCGATCAAGGCCGAGTGA
- a CDS encoding ABC transporter ATP-binding protein, giving the protein MTTTPVAGRTTTVAARATDLSKIYGQGETQVVALDRVTVEFRQAEFTAIMGPSGSGKSTLMHCVAGLDTFSSGSVRIGDTELGSLKDKQLTKLRRDKIGFIFQAFNLLPTLTALENITLPMDIAGRKPDKEWLDSVIRMIGLRDRLSHRPAQLSGGQQQRVAVARALASKPDIIFGDEPTGNLDSRSGAEVLGFLRNSVRELGQTVVMVTHDPVAAAYADRVVFLADGRIVDEMYKPTADNVLDFMKQFDAKGRTS; this is encoded by the coding sequence GTGACCACCACTCCAGTCGCCGGCCGGACCACCACCGTGGCCGCGCGCGCCACGGATCTGTCGAAGATCTACGGACAGGGCGAGACCCAGGTGGTCGCCCTGGACCGGGTCACCGTCGAGTTCCGGCAGGCCGAGTTCACCGCGATCATGGGCCCCTCCGGCTCCGGCAAGTCCACGCTGATGCACTGCGTGGCCGGACTCGACACCTTCTCCTCCGGTTCGGTCCGCATCGGCGACACCGAGCTGGGCTCCCTGAAGGACAAGCAGCTCACCAAACTGCGTCGGGACAAGATCGGCTTCATCTTCCAGGCGTTCAACCTGCTGCCGACCCTGACGGCCCTGGAGAACATCACGCTCCCGATGGACATCGCGGGCCGCAAGCCGGACAAGGAGTGGCTGGACTCGGTCATCCGGATGATCGGTCTGCGGGACCGGCTCAGCCACCGCCCCGCCCAGCTCTCCGGCGGCCAGCAGCAGCGCGTCGCCGTCGCCCGGGCCCTCGCGTCCAAGCCCGACATCATCTTCGGTGACGAGCCGACCGGAAACCTCGACTCCCGCTCCGGCGCCGAGGTGCTGGGCTTCCTGCGCAACTCCGTACGGGAGCTGGGGCAGACGGTCGTCATGGTGACCCACGACCCGGTGGCCGCGGCGTACGCGGACCGGGTGGTCTTCCTCGCGGACGGCCGGATCGTGGACGAGATGTACAAGCCCACCGCCGACAACGTGCTCGATTTCATGAAGCAGTTCGACGCGAAGGGCCGTACCTCCTGA
- a CDS encoding helix-turn-helix transcriptional regulator, which yields MANALQQLIRERLDRKGWSYGDVARRGGVPRSTVHHLATTDRVVRMPQATTLEGLSKGLELPLDTVRRAAAEACGIHVYGTPAAQDAEGTAARPADPEVDLLIASLQKLSADDRRHVAALVESLLDRTPKK from the coding sequence GTGGCCAACGCACTCCAGCAGTTGATCCGTGAGCGCCTGGACCGCAAGGGCTGGTCCTACGGGGACGTGGCGCGCCGCGGTGGCGTCCCGCGCTCCACCGTCCACCACCTGGCGACCACCGACCGCGTCGTCCGCATGCCCCAGGCGACGACCCTGGAGGGACTGTCCAAGGGGCTGGAACTCCCGTTGGACACCGTCCGCCGCGCCGCCGCTGAGGCCTGCGGCATCCACGTGTACGGCACACCGGCCGCCCAGGACGCCGAGGGCACCGCCGCCCGCCCGGCCGATCCCGAGGTGGACCTCCTGATCGCCAGCCTCCAGAAACTCTCGGCCGACGACCGCCGCCACGTGGCCGCCCTCGTGGAGTCCCTGCTGGACCGCACCCCGAAGAAGTAA
- a CDS encoding membrane protein, giving the protein MTVLGDGPPTLYDSGPVPGPGGWPVTYEQVATGSLPVVELRLVPRLSAGLRLHGEYQGSGFTEPKYIARRGDGQVVQLSRLLYLVASSVDGVRDTESIAHRVSARFGREVSGENIRFLVEKKLEPLGVTVPEGQESDEVDAPRSDLLLALKGHRVVFDERRTARIAGLFAWLHRPVVVAAVLLTAVAMDVWLFGFFGAIEPVLEVLDQPVLILIVFALTVASLVFHEFGHASACRYGGARPGCIGCGIFLIWPSMYTDVTDVYRIGRGGRIRTDLGGVYFNVVFMLGMAGLYFATGEQFFLAAVYLGHFEILEQLMPAVRLDGYYILGDLAGVPDLYGKIKPILLSLVPGRKGRAARKEVAGLKKSARTIVAAWVLTMVPLIIGEMGYGLWNLPRIIATMTRSMVEQFSGTGAAFAAGQVVEGLVGVLGCLMLLIPMGGVVYLSVKIGGRILRAAKRSTADRPRLRVALCAVVLAGLAGLSYAWTSGLTPQPLPKKPPIAPILQPGVSTEEPQPRQATTPDGDASTSDKGTAEDPAGPGPGAVPSSAAGRSPGSDAPTPGTSTGTSASASPASSAAAPGSASGGTSRGPASPTPGTSTAPEPSSPGTGPTVPVSSPTPSESIPPSPTDTPPPPPASGSPGAS; this is encoded by the coding sequence ATGACAGTGCTCGGAGACGGGCCCCCGACGCTGTACGACTCCGGGCCGGTTCCGGGGCCGGGCGGCTGGCCGGTGACGTACGAGCAGGTGGCGACGGGCAGCCTGCCGGTCGTCGAACTCCGGCTCGTGCCTCGGCTGAGCGCGGGACTGCGACTGCACGGCGAGTACCAGGGGTCGGGTTTCACCGAGCCCAAGTACATCGCCCGTCGGGGGGACGGGCAGGTCGTCCAGCTGTCGCGGTTGCTCTACCTCGTGGCGTCGTCCGTCGACGGCGTCCGGGACACCGAGTCGATCGCCCACCGGGTGAGCGCGAGATTCGGTCGCGAGGTCAGCGGCGAGAACATCCGCTTCCTCGTGGAGAAGAAACTCGAACCGCTCGGCGTGACGGTCCCTGAGGGCCAGGAGAGCGACGAGGTCGACGCCCCGCGCTCCGACCTGCTGCTCGCCCTCAAGGGCCACCGGGTCGTTTTCGACGAGCGGCGCACGGCACGGATCGCGGGGCTGTTCGCGTGGCTGCACCGGCCGGTCGTGGTCGCGGCCGTGCTCCTCACAGCCGTCGCCATGGATGTGTGGCTGTTCGGTTTCTTCGGGGCGATCGAGCCGGTCCTGGAGGTCCTGGACCAGCCGGTGCTGATCCTGATCGTGTTCGCGCTGACCGTGGCCTCGCTCGTCTTCCACGAGTTCGGCCACGCCTCCGCGTGCAGATACGGCGGTGCCCGGCCCGGCTGCATCGGCTGCGGGATCTTCCTCATCTGGCCGTCGATGTACACCGACGTGACGGACGTGTACCGGATCGGACGCGGCGGCCGGATCAGGACCGACCTGGGCGGGGTCTACTTCAACGTCGTCTTCATGCTCGGCATGGCCGGGCTGTACTTCGCGACGGGGGAGCAGTTCTTCCTCGCGGCGGTGTATCTCGGGCACTTCGAGATCCTCGAACAGCTGATGCCGGCGGTACGGCTCGACGGCTACTACATCCTGGGCGACCTCGCCGGCGTCCCGGACCTCTACGGCAAGATCAAGCCGATCCTGCTCAGTCTGGTCCCGGGGCGGAAGGGACGGGCCGCACGCAAGGAGGTCGCCGGGCTGAAGAAGTCGGCGCGGACCATCGTGGCCGCGTGGGTGCTCACCATGGTGCCGCTGATCATCGGCGAGATGGGCTACGGGCTGTGGAACCTGCCCCGGATCATCGCCACGATGACCCGGTCCATGGTCGAGCAGTTCTCCGGCACCGGGGCGGCCTTCGCGGCCGGCCAGGTCGTCGAGGGGCTCGTCGGGGTCCTCGGCTGTCTGATGCTGCTGATCCCGATGGGCGGTGTCGTCTATCTCTCCGTGAAGATCGGGGGGCGGATCCTGCGGGCCGCGAAACGGTCCACGGCGGACCGGCCCCGGTTGCGGGTGGCGCTGTGCGCGGTGGTGCTCGCCGGGCTGGCAGGTCTCAGCTATGCGTGGACGTCCGGGCTGACACCCCAGCCGCTCCCGAAGAAACCCCCGATCGCACCGATCCTCCAGCCCGGGGTGTCGACGGAGGAACCGCAGCCCCGGCAGGCCACGACGCCGGACGGGGACGCCTCGACCTCGGACAAGGGCACCGCGGAGGACCCGGCGGGCCCGGGCCCGGGCGCGGTCCCGTCCTCGGCGGCGGGCCGCTCTCCGGGCTCGGACGCGCCCACCCCCGGGACGTCCACCGGCACCTCGGCGTCCGCCTCACCGGCGTCGTCCGCGGCAGCACCGGGCTCGGCGAGCGGAGGCACCTCCCGCGGGCCGGCGTCCCCGACGCCGGGCACGTCGACGGCCCCGGAACCGTCCTCACCGGGCACGGGCCCGACCGTCCCCGTCTCGTCCCCGACCCCGTCGGAAAGCATCCCGCCCTCACCCACGGACACTCCGCCCCCGCCACCGGCCAGCGGTTCGCCGGGGGCGTCCTGA